GacataacaaatcatgttttgacacaAATATGAAATTCTtcctaaaaatattaattatgaaaatatgaatttttattttcataatcataattttatgaaaaacttaaaaaatgtaaaaagtgaatAATTCAGTTGTGGAAAGTTATTTAGTTTAGTTATTTATCTAAAGCGCATCAgcacctcatgtttggcaaagCCGTGTATGTGCTGTGAAGAATTAGCTTCTTAGgcgctgaaaatgcgattccgccgATATCAGCCTCGCAGGACGAAAGgaaagtgatttttttaaaccaaggcTCATTTTGACATACAGCATACACTTTACCACAATAcaattacatgtttatgatgagatAAGACATAAATCATATTTTGATAAATATTTGACTTTCTTCATAAATCTTTACAATACAGATGATATTCTAACAAAAAAATGACGTTTCTcagaaaaaatatgataattgtGCAATTATGTGCAAAACTCATGCAGCATGCAATTGAACACGAttcatttacatgtttatgatgagattttcatgacaaatcatgttttgtcACAAATATGACTTcttacacaaaaaagaaaatatgaattttcatattcataatacaTTTCCTAATAAAAAATTACCAAAACTGAAAAAGTAATATTTCATCAAAATCGCATCAGCAGcttgtaaggatggtcagatctctTCATGATCCCAGACCCTAAGAACTGGGGGGTATTCCAGAAAGCATGGTTAACTTACCATTTGATAAATCATAACCTCTGGGTTGATTTACCCCTAACAGGCATACCATGAGTATGTCGGTTCCAAAACACCTGAGAAGAGTTAGTTTAATCAACCTCCAACTGGTTACCCAGAGGTAATGCGCGTGCACGGTGCATTTATAAAGACATTCTCAATGGAGCGCCGATTTCACGAGTCACCATGGAAACTCAAAGCGAAAAAAAGAGAGCGGCGGAGTTCACAAAGGCGGAGTTGGAGGTTTTAATGCACGCTTATGAGGAGTTTAAGCCAATAATATCAAAAAGAAGCAATACAGCTGCATCGCTAAAGCAAGAGAGTTGGCTTGGCAAAAAAATAACGGACAGAGTAAATGCATGAGTGTATTAATTACAAATTTGGTATTGGCTCccgttttattataatgcaaaataatgaagtatgacttatacatccttttgaatatgttatatcactatgaaagcatttacttttcctgccatttatttctttagtttaaaataataatttatatttcttatttaataaggTGTAATCCTTCTGGAACCACAAGAACTTTAAGCCAagtcaaaatgaaacacaaaaacattctgcaaaaagGTCATATTTGATTACACAATTACtgaactattattataacaggatttAGTATATTCATTCTGTCATGTAGCTAATAAAAAGAAGACTGAAGCCCGTCTAACTGGCGGgggtccaccaccacctcccctCACCCCATCTGAGGAGCTGGCTCTGTCCCTTAATAAAGGGCGACCAGTGGTTGCTGGCATTCCAGGGGAcagttcatcacacacaccatgcaccacaagtgatggtgaaaaaattgtgaaatgtAAGTTTAACTCtatgatttttcattttttttgtcctaataaattactatttctgtcacttaaaggctttttgaacaaGATAAATTTTTATGtaggcttattttatttaactgtatatGATGTATAGGCTACTGTGATCTTACTCTGACGTGTTACtcttttcatgtattattttctttgataatattgagaatttaatgggttgtgtgttcttatagatactgatggatgtattgtattattggacCCTCCAGAAAGAACACAGTCTGTCACAGTTGTAAGTGATTTGTTGTCGGGTACTTTTAGTTGCTTTtaggtatttttattttttttgccagataatgtatacttaaatatttcTCCTgaaggatgaagatgatgacgatGAAGAGACCACATCTGCTGTGACAGAAGTGGACAATGTTGGTAGATCCACTGAGGTATGATGCATACCATTATAATGTATGGCCCCGTTTTGCATTAGAGTAACAAACTGTCATTGTCCCTTCACAGTACATACCTAGGGATTTGCCCACAGATGAGGGTCCTTCAACCTCAGCACACAATCTAAGCAGGGTAAGAATTTGTGTCCAGGTGTccatatttgaattttattgtcTGACCAAACAAtctcattcattacattttttccaccTTCCTAGTTGCCAGCAAaggagctgtataaggtccatcttcaaaaacaaataagaaaaagtgacatggagatggaccttatacagcttcaaatggaagagaaaagacttctcattaaaaaagcagcactgGAAATTTAATTACTGGAGCATCGCCTTAAGGTGAGAACTTGTCTGAATAATAATCTGTTGCATGttaaaagtgagtgagtgtgtgagtgagtgtgtgagtgagtgtgagtgagtgaaaaaagcaatataaaaaaacattttattgaattttattttattgtttttcaggaaataaagaaataaaccacCTGGAAGAccagtgaaaaaaattaataaaagtgattttGACAGACCCTGTCTCTCAAAAGTCTTCTGTCTCTGTTGGCCTCTAAAATCTGTAGGTGTTCCTCTGGGCCATCTTCCTCAATACAAGGCTGAATACAAGTGGCTCTCTCCTCTTATAGTGGCAATATTGTGAAGCACAACACACGCTACTATAATGTCGCATGCCCTCTCTGGACTAACCCGGAGCCCACGCAGACACTGAAACCGAGATTTGAGGATCCCTATAGTCATCTCCACCCTGGCCTGTGTTCGGCTATGAGCCAGGTTAAACCGTGTCTGTGGtccaggctcaggttcagggtaGGGTGTCATTAAATAGGGCAGACAAGGGTATCCTCTGTCCCCCAGCAAGTAACCATTGTACTGTCCTGTAATGATTGAAGTGTGCAACACAAATgtagtaaaaatgaaaaaaaaaaaacaattgtataaagCAAAACATACCCTGCTGAAATGTCTGGTACATTCTTGCATCATGCACAGATCCTGGCCATTTTGCCTCAACATTGGTAATGATTTGGGTTGCCTCACATATTACCTAGTTAGTGGAAAAAGTAATGACTTCAATGATTTTaagaagggaaaaaattaaGTTGTTACCTACACATTGATGCTATGAATAGATTTCCTATGAACACAGTCTCCCTCATTTATTGGTGGAGCTTTAATAGGAATGTGAGTGCCATCAATGCACCCAATTACATTTGGAAACCCTGAAACAGAAAGTTATGgaagtatgaagtgtgtgtgcgcataatgaatacatgtatagatataaataatatgactaaatattaaaaaaaaaaatatatatatatatatatatataaaaattatatatatatatatatatatatatatatatatatatatatatatatatatatatatatatatgtgtgtgtgtgccagacaTACTGTACGAACGGCTTTACACACAGTCGCCTTTCCCACATGCTCTGAATCGCCCACACTGtacaaaaatttttttcttcGCTAAGGGCAGAACCGCGGTTTGTCACATTTGCGATATGCGGTTTTAAAAGACGTGTTAAATAAACTAACGAATCTTTTGAGAAACTATAACGCTCTTTCAAATATTCATTAGGGTATGCAAACATCAATACGCGGTGTTATAACCCTCTCCCGACGAAAAAAACCTCGTATAATTTGTGCTTCTACGTCCAAAGGATCCTCATCAAAAGGGCACGCCGAAGTTACACTGAAACATAACCTGCTCCCGAGCAGGTTATCTTCAGAGAGtcagttgctatggttacatacataccCAGAAAGTTACCTCCGTTTTTGGAACCGAAAGTTGAGGTTATCCACGAACTTACCCTTAAACATACCCAGGTATGTCACATAACCTGCTTTCTGGAATACCCCCCTGATTTGTAACTTCATGAGGCCAAACCCTGAGAgctgccatgcaacaaaacaataaactttgTAATCTGATAAGGGAATCTCTTTAATCTTAGGAGAGAAAGCCATCAGTTCAGATGCCCACTCACCCATCCTTGAGGCCCCTTTTTCCCTCCTGGGGAGATGGGCGGGTCATGGAAAAATAACAGAAGTTCCCGGAAATCAAACTACTGTACTtgcataatgtaataaaattgttGGAATGTACGCAGGGTAGgaaattctgtcctactgacATAAGAATTGCCCCTGAGAAGATCCTTATCATGTATTGGTTTTACACTAGGTGACATTAggtttgcaaagcttttatcAATTTAAATTTTCGAGTGTTTATgatggtttgggtatttaaAGAAATTTGGCCAAACACTCAGGGAAGCATTCTGTAGTTAGAACTTTCCACACAGTTTATGTGTCTCTCTAGGTACAGTGACTCTTCAACAATTCTTTTGTAAACTGCATTGTTAAACTATTTGGTTATATGCTGATCATGTTGTgtaactttcttttttatttgttttagatgacacatttgtttattgattattgcctggcaaataaatttgaaattcttgattaatgctgaaatttcctgaaatcatttatatctagttgattatgtagCCTGGTGTAACTGCAAATCTATGACCAGGATAGTACAAACTCAAGGCTCTTGAACGGatggagcatagagcacaacgtctgtgaccttctgatttctgactatcaCTGACATAGCAAGTTATAACAAAGTGGCTAAATAAATTATTCTTTATACATGAGCAAGCATTGAGTATACTTAATATACTCAATGCTTGCTCATATATATACTTAAAGAATACAAGTTTACAGACTTAAGGtaagtttgtgtctgtgtgcatgtgtagtggctatcactgacttagcaagttatgaccaagtaactaaatcaaTTATTCTTTATAAATGAGCCAGCATTGAGCCACCTACTTATAGAATATTAGCttaccgttatatcctctgactaagattcgGACTGGCCAATGTTTCTCCGTGAGCACGTATTATTCGCCAAGCACAAGGCTCTAAGCGACTCCAGGTCCATAATGAATGATTATTTGAAAAGACggctgtgggagagcgtatggtTTCGAAGGGAAAGGAACACCACGACAGGACCGTGTCTAAGTCAATCATGTTACTTTTATTgaatgtttctttatttctggTGCTCAGTGTCTTAATCACATGTCTttggcgcgcacacacacatcctcgcGCTCCTCCTTAAATGCCCCCTCCGATcactgaaagagaaagagaacactAATTAGACATTATTCGCTTCAGATAAGGCATTCCTGTGTCTACCTGCTCACGGtctcgccctccattcacaaaccggtGCTCAGCCATGCCCCCACTGCCACAACTGTATCTTTagaataatctattaaaattaaagaagaaatccAGCCAATAAGGTGATCAGCTTAAATTAGATATAttcaagttaaatctttattataaattagtCAGATTAGAGGCTAAAATTGGATTCATGTAATAAAGGGCAATCCATTTGAGTAATCTTTTACAGCTGTGTGAGAAAGATTAACATGCAGCATACCTTTacccacaccagtggattcTGTCGTTGGGCCATTGGGTGGACACCCTACAATTTCATTTGCTGTTGATGtctatttcatttaattttaattagagtcagattagaggttcaagtcaagtcaagaagtgttcgtcatttcaaccatatatagctgacatattacacagtgaaatgaaactcctgaaccctggtgctacataaaacaacaatcacagaaaatggaaaacacagggctaaggactagtaagtgtcctcgccacataaagtgcatcgtgttcaacctggtgcaaagacaacacaagtcagtgaaagacaatacaggacagtgcaaggcAACACAAGACGGTGtaagacaaataaacaaaacagtgcTGCCAGTAAACCTGGGGGGTATTCCAGAAAGCTTGGTTAACTTACCATTTGATAAATCATAACCTCTGGGTTGATTTACCCCAAACAGGCATACCATGAGTATGTCGGTTCCAAAACACCTGAGAAGAGTTAGTTTAATCAACCTCCAACTGGTTACCCAGAGGTAATGCGCGTGCACGGTGCATTTATAAAGACATTCTCAATGGATCGCCGATTTCACGAGTCACCATGGAAACTCAAAGCGAAAAAAAGAGAGCGGTGTatttcacagaggcggagttgaaggttttaatgcaCGCTTATGAGGAGTTTAagccaataatattaaaaagaagcaaTACAGCTGCATCAGCTAAAGCAAGAGAGTTGACTTGGCAAAAAATACCGGACAGAGTAAATGCGTGagtgtattaaattacaaatttgtTATTGGCTCccgttttattataatgcaaaataatgaagtatGACTTATACATCCTTTTGAATATGTTATATCACTATGAAAGCGTTTACTTTTcctgcaatttatttttttagtttaaaataataatgtatatttcttatttaataagcTGTAATCCTCCTGGAACCACAATAACTTTAAGCCAagtcaaaatgaaacacaaaaacattctgcaaaaaggtaatatttgattacacaattacttaactattattataacaggatttAGTATATTCATTCTGTCATGTAGCTAATAAAAAGAAGACTGAAGCCCGTCTAACTGGCGGgggtccaccaccacctcccctCACCCCATCTGAGGAGCTGGCTCTGTCCCTTAATAAAGGGCGACCAGTGGTTGCTGGCATTCCAGGGGGcagttcatcacacacaccatgcaccacaagtgatggtgaaaaaattgtgaaatgtaagtttacctctatgatttgttttaatttttttgtcctAATAAATTACTATCTCTGTCacttaaaggctttttgaacaaGATAAATTTTTATGtaggcttattttatttaactgcataTGATGTATAGGCTACTGTGATCTTACTCTGACATTTTACtcttttcatgtattattttctttgataatattgagaatttaatgggttgtgtgttcttatagatactgatggatgtattgtattattggacCCTCCAGAAAGAACTGTCACAGTTGTAAGTGATTTGTTGTCGGGTACTTTTAGTTGCTTTtaggtatttttattttttttgccagataATGTATACTTTGAATATTTCTCCTgtaggatgaagatgatgatgaagagaccACATCTGCTGTGACAGAAGTGGACAATGCTGGTAGATCCACTGAGGTATGATGCATACCATTATAATGTATGGCCCCTTTTTGCATTAGAGTAACAAACTGTCATTGTCCCTTCACAGTACATACCTAGGGATTTGCCCACAGATGAGGGTCCTTCAACCTCAGCACACAATCTAAGCAGGGTAAGAATTTGTGTCCAGGTGTccatatttgaattttattgtctgaccaaacaatttcattcattacattttttccaccTTCCTAGTTGCCAGCAAaggagctgtataaggtccatctttaaaaacaaataagaaaaagtgaCACCTTATACCGCTTcaaatggaagagaaaagactcctcattaaaaaagcagcactgGAAATTTAATTACTGGAGCATCGCCTTAAGGTGAGAACTTGTCTGAATAATAATCTGTTGCATGttaaaagtgagtgagtgtgtgagtgagtgtgagtgagtgagtgagtgtgagtgagtgaaaaaagcaatataaaaaaacattttattgaattttattttattgtttttcaggaaataaagaaataaactgccTGGCAGAccagtgaaaaaaattaataaaagtgattttGACAGACCCTGTCTCTCAAAAGTCTTCTGTCTCTGTTGGCCTCTAAAATCTGTAGGTGTTCCTCTGGGCCATCTTCCTCAATACAAGGAGGGTGGCTCTCTCCTCTTATAGTGGCAATATTGTGAAGCACAACACACGCTACTATAATGTCGCATGCCCTCTCTGGACTAACCCGGAGCCCACGCAGACTCTGAAACTGAGATTTGAGGATCCCTATAGTCATCTCCACCTTGGCCCGTATTCGGCTGTGAGGCAGGTTAAACCGTGTCTGTGGtccaggctcaggttcagggtaGGGTGTCATTAAATAGGGCAGACAAGGGTATCCTCTGTCCCCCAGCAAAAACCATTTTACTGTCCTGTAATGATTGAAGTGTACAACACAAatgtagtaaaagaaaaaaaaacaattgtataaagCAAAACATACCCTGCTGAAATGTCTGGTAAATTCTTGCATCATGCACAGATCCTGGCTATTTTGCCTCAACATTGGTAATGATTTGGGTTGCCTCACATATTACCTAGTTAGTGGAAAAAGTAATGACTTCAATGATtttaagaagggaaaaaaataagttgTTACCTGCACATTGATGCTATGAATAGATTTCCTATGAACACAGTCTCCCTCATTTATTGGTGGAGCTTTAATAGGAATGTGAGTGCCATCAATGCACCCAATTACATTTGGAAACCCTGAAACAGAAAGTTATGgaagtatgaagtgtgtgtgcgcataatgaatacatgtatagatataaataatatgactaaatattaaaaaaaatatatatatatatatatatatatatatatatatatatatatatatatatatatatatatatatgtgtgccaGACATACTGTACGAACGGCTTTACACACAGTCGCCTTTCCCACATGCTCTGAATCGCCCACActgtacaaaaatgtacaaaccGCGGTTTTTCACATTTGCGATATGAGGTTTTAAAAGACGTGTTAAATAAACTAACGAATCTTTTGAGAAACGATAACGCTCTTTCAAATATTCATTAGGGTATGCAAACATCAATACGCGGTGTTATAACCCTCTCCCGACGAAAAAAACCTCGTATAATTTGTGCTTCTACGTCCAAAGGATCCTCATCAAAAGGGCACGCCGAAGTTACACTGAAACATAACCTGCTCCCGAGCAGGTTATCTTCAGAGAGtcagttgctatggttacatacataccCAGAAAGTTACCTCCGTTTTTGGAACCGAAAGTTGAGGTTATCCACGAACTTACCCTTAAACATACCCAGGTATGTCACATAACCTGCTTTCTGGAATACCCCcctgttgtatattgcacactgtggtgtgtaagagacGTAAAGTGAACagttacaaaaaatgtaaacaaatgttgcgcaaaagagcaatagcagcaatccagaaaagatgTGTAAAAAGAGCATGTtaacagtttatggtaatgaagtggTGTAATGTGAGTTGTACTGAAAACaaggatgtgtgaagtgagtacgagtgtgttgAGTCCAGGTTGTATAGATCAATCACACagttgtctgtctgtgtgtctgtgtctgtgtgtgtgtgtgtgtgtgtgtgtgtgtgtgtgtgtgtgtgtgtgcgcgcgcgtgcgtggAGTTCAGTTCcgttctgtgttgagaagcctgatggcttgagggaagaaactgttacacaggcTGAATGTTACGGCCGAATGCTTTggaaccgcttccctgatggcaggagggtgaagagtgtgtgtaaggggtgtgtgGAATGCTGTTGGGGTGTGTGGgatgctttgcggatgcagcatgtggtgtaaatgtccatgatagaggggaaaGAGATACCAATGATCttagctgtcctcactatcctctggaGGGTCTTGTAATCCAAAATGGTgaagttcccaaaccaggcagtgatgcaccttttgatctaaggtGTCCTCTCAACATGGCTTAAGCatgtactttttaaatacatgctcaaaatgcttttaatggtccctctgtgggagggagatgggcttttctcagccttctcaggaagtaaagtcgctgctgggctttcttggtgatggagctggtgttgctGGTGTAGTGACCAGGCGAGGTTATCCGccaaatgaacaccaaggaatttggtgctcttgatctCCTCAGAGGATCCATCAaagatcagtggagaatggttgctctgtgctctcctgaagtcaacacaTATCTGTTTTGTttacgttcagagacaggttgttggctccacaccaggctgttaaccattgcacctcctctctgtaggccgactcatcgttcttgctgatgagacccaccacggtcgtgtcatcggcgaacttgatgtgcattgctacacagtcataaGTCAGCAGattgaacagcagtggactgagcacacagccctgaggttccccagtgctcagtggggtggtgctggagatgctgtttccaaTCCTGACTGACTTAGGTCTCCCAGACaagaagtccaggatccagttttacaaagggaggtgttcaggcccagtaggctcagcttttcaatcaggtgctgagggatgattgtgttgaatgctgagctgaagtctatgaacagcattagTACATAAGAGTTCTTGTTTCttgtcacaagcaggtgatgtcgTCTTGTTTGTGATTGCCTGGATCCCCTGCCACATGCggcgggtgtctccgctgttcTGGAAGTGGTTGGAATTCTCTTGCCGTGGGTgtgcttcgcctctctgatggcacaggACAGTTTGACCCTTGCTGtctttaaggccgtcttgtcccctgctctgaaggcggaGTCTCTTGATTTAAGCAGCACACACACCTTGGCAGTCATCCACAGCCTCTGATTAGagtgtgtagtgatggtcttggagatgatAACGttatcaatgcacttgccgatgtagctggtcactgttgatgtgtactcctccaagttgatgaaatcgctgttggttgcagcttccctgaacatgtcccagtcagtgtattcaaagcagtcctggaAAGCAGACATGGAtactgctggccaggttctcacctgatttcgagctggtcttgaacgcctgctgagtggtctgtatgctgggatcagcataacagagatgtggtctgtgGCGTGTTTTCTCcgctggtttaaaaaaatttaatacataaaataaaaaataaaacggtGACATGAAGTTATATTCCAAATAATATTATATGAAAAACATGGCATAATAAAGGATATTTTGGCAGATGAATTACTTTTCATTAAAAGAGACtataaaaacatgaatttatCTTCATAAGAATAATTATCAAACACCGTTAAAAACGTAAAAAAGTGAAGGATAAGGGTAACAAATTTGTGaaaaattcataattttataaaaagtgaACGAACAATGAAAAAGTTGACAGGATATTTTGACAACTTTcaataaaaagtttaattatgaaaataatttatCTTAAATTTCTTTTCTGATTTCATGAAAAATCTTCAAGTGTGATACGTAAAGGTAAAACAAAATAGGTGACAAAATAGtttgacaaaaatatgacacccatttaaaaagttattataaaaatacatttttatcttcATAAGCATAATTTAATGAAAACCAGTCTGAAGGTGCAATAAGTGAACGAAAAACTCAAATGTGAATTCATGTTTTGATGAAAAAAATGACTTCATAAAAATaggaattttcatattcataatagTTTCATGAAGAACTGTTAAACTCCATAAAGCAAACAAAaggttttataacatttattttgacaaaaagtaattttaacaatatgataagtataataaataaataaaattaaattaaataaaatggtgaCTGTTGACAAAAATGAGTTTTCATGAAAACAGATATCAATatgaaatttcatattcataagcataatttcatgaatttttttatgtaataaataaacgaaGGTCGAAAAAGCTAACATGACTTTTAGGACACGGACCACGACCCGGAAGCGGGAGTAACTATCATCTTTATTGTGAACACAGAGCACAACATAGAGTCAGAGAGCGTTCTATACCAAAAGTAATCCACGGAAGGAAAGTATAATCCACGAACAGACGGTAATCTAAACACAGGTAATCCAAACAAACAGCGGGGACCGCTGGCAGTTTGAGTTCGGTCGGTGTCCTTAGCCATGAAGTAGGTTCGACACGAGCGACATGGGAATGAAGGTTTTATGCTAAATCGGTAACGAGAGACACCTGTCTCTCGTTAATGCTGGGCGCGGCAGAGCGAGGCAGCGTGACAgctaccgaggggggcgtggcaggtggatccctgacaatgaCAAAGCATGCTCTgaaaaaatataactttattcataaaaaatgttattatgaAAATTTTAATGTTTATCCTAATGAGCATAATGtcataaataaatcattgaAACATGTAATATGTGAATGAAAAACGAAAAACATTGACATGACAATGTCAAAATGttagtttggttttttttggtaaaatattGGATTGTTAACATAATTGTTTTTCATGTATCTTCATAAGcataatttcatgaaaaaaaacattctaaggtgcaataattaaatgaaaaacccaaaattatatttataacaaaaata
This sequence is a window from Silurus meridionalis isolate SWU-2019-XX chromosome 21, ASM1480568v1, whole genome shotgun sequence. Protein-coding genes within it:
- the LOC124403760 gene encoding uncharacterized protein LOC124403760 isoform X1, which gives rise to METQSEKKRAVYFTEAELKVLMHAYEEFKPIILKRSNTAASAKARELTWQKIPDRVNACNPPGTTITLSQVKMKHKNILQKANKKKTEARLTGGGPPPPPLTPSEELALSLNKGRPVVAGIPGGSSSHTPCTTSDGEKIVKYTDGCIVLLDPPERTVTVDEDDDEETTSAVTEVDNAGRSTEYIPRDLPTDEGPSTSAHNLSRLPAKELYKVHL
- the LOC124403760 gene encoding uncharacterized protein LOC124403760 isoform X3, with product MPNKKKTEARLTGGGPPPPPLTPSEELALSLNKGRPVVAGIPGGSSSHTPCTTSDGEKIVKYTDGCIVLLDPPERTVTVDEDDDEETTSAVTEVDNAGRSTEYIPRDLPTDEGPSTSAHNLSRLPAKELYKVHL
- the LOC124403760 gene encoding uncharacterized protein LOC124403760 isoform X2, yielding MKHKNILQKANKKKTEARLTGGGPPPPPLTPSEELALSLNKGRPVVAGIPGDSSSHTPCTTSDGEKIVKYTDGCIVLLDPPERTQSVTVDEDDEDDDEETTSAVTEVDNAGRSTEYIPRDLPTDEGPSTSAHNLSRLPAKELYKVHL